ATTTTCTACTTTAAAACTACAAATTTACTACTTAAAAATACTATTGATATTTTTATGTATTTTTTATATAATAACTACATAAAAGCTATAGGAGTATTTAAAAAATGTCAGTGCGTGAAATCGTTCAATATTCTAACGACTTTAACTTTTTGCCTATGCCAAAACTAACCGAGCGAGAGATGGATATGGTTGTTAAGATCTTATCCAAACTAGCAGATAATAGAAGTGTAAAAATTGATATATATGATTTTTTTAATGATTTACGTAATACCAAAGAAAGCACTAATAAGATGCTTGAAATGTTTAAAAGTCTATCTGACAAAATACTAAACTATAATATCAAATATACAACAGCAACGAAAGCTTATGCTTTTGTGTGCTTTGAAAAACTAGTGTTTGATTATAAAACAAACACCATAGAAATAACAGCGCAACAAGACTTTTATGAGCTTATAACAAATTATCAGCTTGGTTTTACACGTTTTGAGTTATTGGAATTTGTCAATATCAATTCAAAATATGCAAAAACGCTTTATAGGCTTCTAAAACAATTTAGAAATAGTGGGGTGGTGACACTATTTAGAAATAAGTGGGATGAATTTTGCGAAATCATGCAAATACCAAAAGGCTATCCACAACATAACATAGATGCTAGAATTTTGAAACCTTGCATTAAAGAGTTGTCAGCAGAACGTGATTTATTTAATAATAATCGCAATATTTTTGAAAATTTAACATACAAAAAAATTAAAGATCCTAACGGTCGTGGTCGTGGCGGCAAAGTTATAGGCATCGAATTTTATTTTACACCTGAGAAAGATCGAAGCGAGCTTAGTGAGCAGATTAAAAATTTAAAAAGTCTAAAAAAACATACCGAACCAGAGCCAGAGGAAGCTCCAAAAGTAAATTATTTGACTGGTGAGATTGTTACAGAACTAACACCTTATATTGGCAGGCATTTCAGCATGAAAAATAAATATGATGGTGGTTACGACTCTTGTAAGTTGCAAGAGGTTTGGAAAGGCGATGATAAAAAAATTCATGCGAAAGCGATCAACCAAGAAAATGGTAAAATATTTGATTTTGAATTTGAAACCTTACAGCATATGATTAATGCATTAAAATTTATTTAGCAGTTTTGATGAATAAAAAGTGTCCCACGAAAAAAACAAATTTTAACGTCTTAGTGGCAAAAGTGTCCCAATTTTTTGGGACTTTTATTAGTTAAAAGGTTACTGAATAAGGAAAAATCTATGTATAAAGGTTATCAAGAATTAGAATTAAGAATTTCTGAGTTTTTTACATGGTTGTTTGGCGAGGAAGTAATGATAAAAAATAGTATAGAAAACGCTTTGTTTGCTGGATTTTTAATGTTATTTGTTTGCAGTAGTCTTGGTTTTTTATTGTCTTATCTATTTGAAGAAGATAAGTTAAAACAACAAAACAACTAGAGGAAAATAATGTTTAAAGTGCCACAAGCAGAACAAATTAACTTCGACGTGAACCAAATCGAGGTGCTAAACGATTACTGGAGTGAGGCAAATTCTACCTATGACAATAATTTGTCAGTAAGCAAGAATAATAAAGTCTTTTTAGATGGTCTTTGTGTTAAAATTCAGCCATTGTCTAGCATTGATGAAAATGGATACTCTACAATAAAAGTATCAGTAGCAGGCGATAGCTCAGCAGTGTTTGAGATCATCAATAACGATCTAGATCCTCTTGTTAATGAACTAAAAAGGTCTATAATTGATTTTGAAAAGGAAGACGAAGATCCTTACTTCTTTGGCGGCGATGATTTGCTAGAGTTTTTATTAAAACAAAAAACCATTGAGAATTTAAAAGAAATTTTGGGAGACAGATAGATGAACAAATTGATTTTACCCCTCACGGCAGCATAAAGGTATTAAATGGAAAAATATAAATATATAAAATTATGCTGGGCTATTGGTATTTATATCCTATTTTTTATTCTAATAATCTATGGAACGTATACGATTTCACCTTTAATACACACTAACCAGGAGTTAGAGAAAATAAAGCAAGAAACTGGGAAATACCCTATGGAAATTATTAATCCAGTTACTTTGCAAGAACTAAATGAAATTGCAAAGGATCTTAATGGCACAATTATTTTCAGTGGCAATGGTAAAATAATAGTAAAATGATAAAAAATAAATTATATTAATAGAATTTATAGTAAAATAATAGAAATTAATGTATAATCACATAAAACAAAGGAGAAAATATGAAAAGATCAATTTTAGTTGTAGCACTTTCTGCTTTATTGATTGGAGTTTTATCTGGATGCGGCGGCGAGGAAACAAAGAAAGTTGAAGAGCCAAAAACCGCTAAATACTATAAAGATCATATTGACGAAACAATTAAGACATATGCTGATTGTGTAAGAAATAACCATTATAGAGATGAGGGTTACAATAGCATTAAAGTTAAAAATTGCAAGAATGCAAGCATTGCCTTAGATCAAAAAGGAATGTTAGATGAAGTTTATCAAAAAGTAAAGTAAAGTCACTATGACACTCAAAGAGCTTTCACAAATAACTGGCATTCCATACGATACCTTATTGCGTTGGAATACAGCTAAAAAAGATAACTATCGACGAGCCTTGGTAAGGCTGCTAAAAGATGTTGATAGGTCTATATTAATAAAATATTTTAAAGACAAACAATAAAAATAAATGTATATTAGATGTTAAATAATGTCTAATATACATTTATTTATAAAATACTAAGTTTAAAAATTAGTAAAATTTATCATAAAAAAATAGTAAAAATAGCGTGAAAAAATAAAAAAGTAATATTTAGTGCTAAAATTATGCATTTTTACTTTTAATTAGCTTAAAAAACCTTTCAATAGGCACTTTTAACAATATTATCATTATCTAATATTCGTTTAATAAATAACTTAATATAATTCGCTCCGTAATCCAAATATGGATTAATATTTTATTTTTGCGAAAGGACTTTCTATGTTGAGTTATTCTCCTGTAGAGAAATCTAAATCCAGCTCTCTCAATCTGCTTTGCTTTGCCTGCATAGCTTTTTTTGTTTTCGTCCCAGATCTAGCGTATTGTGCTGGCTTGGGTAGTGCAGAAAAGCTACTTACAAAGGTTTCCGAGTGGCTAAAATACCTTGCTGTTGCCACAGTAACTGTTGCAATCTTGGTTGTAGGCTATAAGGTAATTTTTGGTGGACAAACTATTCCAGAGTGTTCTAGAATTATCATTGGCGCAATATTAATTGCTTCTGCTTCAACAATAGCTTCTATTCTACTTGGATAGAATTGGGTAATAAGATGGAAGAAGTAATATATAAAGGTCTAACACGTCCAGCAATGGTTTTTGGTGTTCCTATAATACCTCTCTTTGCAGCAAGTAGTATAATATGTCTATTGTCGCTTTATACTACTTTTTTGTTTTTAGGGCTATTATTTCCAACAATATTCATAATGAGAGAAATTACTAAAAAAGATGACTTGATTTTTAGGACGCTCTTTTTAGGGATGAAATTTTGGAAAACCCCAGCCACTAAAAAATTTTTTAGAGATAGAAAAACATATATTACCTCTTCTTACGACAAAGTGCCACTAAATTTTAATGCTCCAAAGCTTAGTATTATTCCATTAAACTCAGTCCCAAATTTTAAGGATATGATCCCTTACGATAGCCTTGTAGATAATTTTGTGATAACTAAAAATTTCGACATATTAGCTACATGGGCAGTTGATGGCATAGCATTTGAAGTTGAAGATGATGAAATGCTAGAATTTAACAAACAAAAGATCAATATGCTGCTTAGACAATTTGACAGCAAACAAGTATCTTTTTATGTTCATAGTGCAAGATATAGCATTGAGGATAGCTTCAACGACTTAAAATTTAGCAATGAGTTTTTACAAGAGCAAGATAGAGCATACTATAACGGCTTCAATAAAAAGGAGTTAAAGCAAAACACCTATTATTTTACGGCAGTTTTTTCGCCTATCAATAAAGCTGCACTTCGCTCATCATTTAAAAAAGATAGCTTAGATAAACGCATAAAAGAGATGAATGATTATATAAGGACGTTTAAAAACTACTGCGTAACCATTGATACAAATTTATCTGACTTTAACGCAAAAAGGCTTGGTAAATATGAAGTTGATGGTAATGTATATTCATCACAATTAGAGTTTTATAATTTCTTGATATCTGGTAAATTTCAAAAAGTAAGAGCTACCAACTCCCCACTATATGAGTATTTAAATGGCGATATCTCTTTTATATCTTTTGGCAGCTCAACAATGCATTTAAAATTTAACGACGGATCAAATCGTTTTGCAAAAGCAGTTGAGATAAAAGACTATCCAAATCACTCTTGGACTGGTATATTAGACCAGCTTATGTATGAAGATATCGACTATACAATTACTCAAAGTTTTGTTCCTTTACCAAAATCAAAAGCAAAATACGAAATAGATATGCAAAGAAAAAGGCTAAATTCGGCAGAAGATGATGCTATTAGTCAGATTGAAGATATTGATGACGCACTTGACAACTTAATAGGTGGAAATCTAATATTTGGCAGCTATCATTTCTCTTTAGTGATCTATGGCGATAGCGTTGAGGATGTTGAGAAAAAAAGTAATAGGGCTATGGCCGTATTGGCAAATGCTGGATTTTTGACAAGCTTAGCTGGTATTGCGCTACCTGCAACGTATTTTTCT
This sequence is a window from Campylobacter concisus. Protein-coding genes within it:
- a CDS encoding EexN family lipoprotein, giving the protein MKRSILVVALSALLIGVLSGCGGEETKKVEEPKTAKYYKDHIDETIKTYADCVRNNHYRDEGYNSIKVKNCKNASIALDQKGMLDEVYQKVK
- a CDS encoding TrbC/VirB2 family protein, producing the protein MLSYSPVEKSKSSSLNLLCFACIAFFVFVPDLAYCAGLGSAEKLLTKVSEWLKYLAVATVTVAILVVGYKVIFGGQTIPECSRIIIGAILIASASTIASILLG
- a CDS encoding VirB3 family type IV secretion system protein codes for the protein MEEVIYKGLTRPAMVFGVPIIPLFAASSIICLLSLYTTFLFLGLLFPTIFIMREITKKDDLIFRTLFLGMKFWKTPATKKFFRDRKTYITSSYDKVPLNFNAPKLSIIPLNSVPNFKDMIPYDSLVDNFVITKNFDILATWAVDGIAFEVEDDEMLEFNKQKINMLLRQFDSKQVSFYVHSARYSIEDSFNDLKFSNEFLQEQDRAYYNGFNKKELKQNTYYFTAVFSPINKAALRSSFKKDSLDKRIKEMNDYIRTFKNYCVTIDTNLSDFNAKRLGKYEVDGNVYSSQLEFYNFLISGKFQKVRATNSPLYEYLNGDISFISFGSSTMHLKFNDGSNRFAKAVEIKDYPNHSWTGILDQLMYEDIDYTITQSFVPLPKSKAKYEIDMQRKRLNSAEDDAISQIEDIDDALDNLIGGNLIFGSYHFSLVIYGDSVEDVEKKSNRAMAVLANAGFLTSLAGIALPATYFSQFITNLSIRPRIYTITSLNFSSFVSFHNFVKGKRDKNQWGEAVTIFKTPNKQPYYFNFHETNKDDDFSNEITRLANTLVLGYSGSGKTVLMSFLLNQLCKFADKNSFPSNTPENKKRASFFYLDKDKAAIANIFAIGGKYITLDLGKPTGFNPFQVEATEQNITRLQTLIKMLVTRNGEQLLVSEERALNTAIEAVMTNFERKDRKYGISMVLQHLTQKNEEINALKSRLSLWSYGQKFGYVFDNENDTLTLDDENINVYGIDGTDLLNDADISSVTAFYILWRVMDLTDGRRFALFIDEAWNWLLNPVVANEVFNKLKTIRKQNGFIVMGTQSVEDFAKLPIATAIIEQSPTTLLLSNPKANEKDYVEILKVTKEEYEFVKTTPTSNRQFLVRKGNVDGDRTIAGLDLSSLGKAHLGILSTASANVEKIENIIYSDLSYDEKLADLKKIYTKEQK
- a CDS encoding replication initiation protein — translated: MSVREIVQYSNDFNFLPMPKLTEREMDMVVKILSKLADNRSVKIDIYDFFNDLRNTKESTNKMLEMFKSLSDKILNYNIKYTTATKAYAFVCFEKLVFDYKTNTIEITAQQDFYELITNYQLGFTRFELLEFVNINSKYAKTLYRLLKQFRNSGVVTLFRNKWDEFCEIMQIPKGYPQHNIDARILKPCIKELSAERDLFNNNRNIFENLTYKKIKDPNGRGRGGKVIGIEFYFTPEKDRSELSEQIKNLKSLKKHTEPEPEEAPKVNYLTGEIVTELTPYIGRHFSMKNKYDGGYDSCKLQEVWKGDDKKIHAKAINQENGKIFDFEFETLQHMINALKFI